A single Meiothermus cerbereus DSM 11376 DNA region contains:
- a CDS encoding glucuronosyltransferase: MHKPRVVLITGHYWNSKRKAGFHWLADAFHNLDWEVLFFTASLSWLSYLRRDHRLRYFEFWGERNVLCKVKPGFFSYVWFTPFHPANLRFALLNRLSKRLFASYGELPLGEVEEWITSADIFVFESTPGLMLFHKFKSLNPQAKFIYRASDDLRLLKNHPVVVELENAILSEFDVVSVPSQYMYENFKDRAQNLYLHYHGIQKELFDRSYLSPFDKAKSPNFVFVGISRLDYDFLQRAAHLLLEAQFHIVGPFEPKIRNSNIHFYGEQPFINTIPFIKCADVGLATWEYSPGAESFSDTLKIIQYSYVRLPIIAPDFLCSSRPNVISYRPGDDASIAEALRKALEMDRSTIPTSDIYSWEELVQALLEG; the protein is encoded by the coding sequence ATGCATAAACCGCGTGTTGTCCTAATTACTGGGCATTATTGGAATTCTAAGAGGAAAGCAGGTTTTCATTGGCTGGCAGATGCGTTTCATAATTTGGATTGGGAAGTTCTTTTCTTTACGGCTTCTTTAAGCTGGCTTTCCTACTTACGGCGCGATCACCGTTTGAGGTATTTCGAATTTTGGGGTGAGAGAAATGTGCTTTGTAAGGTAAAGCCAGGCTTTTTCAGCTATGTGTGGTTTACTCCGTTTCATCCTGCAAATTTGCGTTTTGCGCTTTTAAATAGGCTGAGCAAACGACTGTTTGCATCCTATGGTGAACTCCCTCTGGGTGAGGTAGAAGAATGGATTACCAGTGCAGATATATTTGTATTTGAGAGTACACCTGGTCTTATGCTTTTTCATAAATTCAAAAGTCTTAATCCACAAGCTAAGTTTATTTACCGTGCTTCGGACGACCTCAGGCTCTTAAAAAACCACCCTGTAGTTGTAGAGTTAGAGAATGCCATCTTGTCAGAGTTTGATGTGGTCAGTGTACCTAGTCAGTATATGTACGAAAATTTTAAAGACAGAGCTCAAAATCTTTATTTGCATTACCATGGGATACAAAAAGAATTATTTGATCGGTCGTATTTAAGTCCTTTTGATAAGGCGAAGAGTCCAAATTTTGTTTTTGTTGGGATATCGCGCCTTGATTATGATTTCCTACAACGTGCGGCCCATCTTCTACTGGAAGCGCAATTTCATATCGTTGGCCCTTTTGAGCCCAAAATAAGGAATTCAAACATTCATTTTTACGGAGAGCAGCCCTTTATTAACACTATTCCATTTATTAAGTGTGCTGATGTGGGGTTGGCAACTTGGGAATATAGTCCCGGAGCAGAGTCTTTCAGCGACACTCTAAAGATCATCCAGTACTCATATGTACGACTGCCCATAATTGCACCGGATTTCCTTTGCTCCTCGAGGCCCAACGTAATTTCATACCGTCCTGGCGATGATGCCAGTATCGCTGAGGCTTTAAGGAAGGCTTTAGAGATGGATCGCTCAACTATACCTACCTCTGACATTTATTCATGGGAGGAACTCGTACAGGCCTTGTTAGAGGGTTAG
- the asnB gene encoding asparagine synthase (glutamine-hydrolyzing), whose translation MCGIAGVVFEKPTEQLRQLFGLAKGLAHRGPDDLGFLIWDGKEAKRGRQLSEQPFRVGLVHRRLSILDLSEGGWQPMGTPDGRYFVVFNGEIYNFVELRAELEGIGQTFCTRSDTEVLLGAWKAWGPSSVRRFVGMFAFALLDTEENRLYLVRDPFGIKPLYYAPFSGGLVFASETPPLLEFPRVSRKIHPDRLYKYLRFGLTDFGGDTLLKGIKQLPPGHYLRVDLDGSNSAELVRYWEWNLRESLSISFGEAAQHLRILFLDSVRLHMRSDVPIGAALSGGIDSSSIVSVMRHLEPDLELHTFSFVAESEEVSEERYVDLVTQTAGAHIHKVRIRPSELVNDLDSLIKAQGEPFGSTSIYAQHRVFQLAREVGIKVMLDGQGADELLAGYINFDAARVVSLISSGQLSEALALLYRLSRLPGRKGVWKRVLARLLPPALQPIARNLAGESLVPRWLEGRWFVDRGVDPRSPSKLSGLRRERLRLELLEALTETSLPMLLRYEDRNSMAYSIESRVPFLTPNLAEFILGLPEGYILSPNGTSKAVFKEAMRGLVPDKILDRKDKIGFATPELEWFRSLAPWVEAQLKGDVLGSIPALRPDGILQEWREVLEGRRPFDFRVWRWINLIAWTRTFGVQYG comes from the coding sequence ATGTGCGGAATTGCAGGCGTGGTTTTTGAAAAGCCAACTGAACAGTTGAGGCAGTTATTTGGGCTGGCAAAAGGGCTTGCTCACCGCGGGCCAGATGACCTTGGCTTTCTTATATGGGACGGAAAAGAAGCTAAGAGGGGACGACAGCTTTCTGAGCAGCCCTTTCGTGTTGGCCTAGTTCATCGGCGACTGTCTATTCTGGATCTTTCGGAGGGCGGCTGGCAGCCGATGGGAACCCCAGACGGGCGGTATTTTGTAGTTTTTAATGGGGAAATTTACAATTTTGTGGAACTTAGAGCTGAACTTGAAGGTATTGGTCAAACATTTTGCACCCGTTCGGATACCGAAGTTCTGTTGGGCGCCTGGAAAGCATGGGGCCCTTCTTCTGTTAGGCGCTTTGTTGGTATGTTTGCTTTTGCCCTTTTGGACACGGAGGAAAATAGGCTTTATCTGGTACGGGATCCGTTCGGAATTAAGCCCCTCTATTATGCGCCCTTTTCGGGGGGCTTGGTATTCGCTTCAGAAACACCCCCTCTTTTGGAATTTCCCCGAGTGAGCCGGAAGATTCATCCTGATAGGTTGTACAAGTACTTGCGGTTTGGACTTACGGATTTTGGAGGCGACACCCTTCTCAAAGGAATAAAGCAGCTGCCGCCAGGCCATTACCTAAGAGTAGATCTGGATGGCTCCAATAGTGCAGAGCTTGTTCGCTATTGGGAATGGAATCTGAGAGAATCTCTTTCTATCTCTTTTGGGGAGGCAGCACAACACCTTAGAATTTTGTTTCTAGATAGCGTACGTCTCCACATGAGGAGTGATGTTCCCATAGGCGCTGCTCTATCCGGGGGAATCGATTCTTCATCAATCGTGTCGGTCATGCGGCACCTGGAACCTGACCTCGAGCTTCACACTTTCAGCTTTGTGGCTGAGTCCGAGGAGGTTTCCGAAGAACGGTATGTAGATCTTGTAACCCAGACAGCAGGAGCACATATCCATAAGGTTCGGATAAGACCATCTGAGCTGGTGAATGACTTGGATTCCTTGATAAAAGCTCAAGGTGAGCCCTTTGGTAGCACGAGCATCTATGCTCAGCATAGGGTTTTTCAACTGGCTAGAGAAGTGGGCATCAAGGTTATGCTTGATGGCCAGGGAGCCGATGAGCTACTGGCTGGCTACATCAATTTCGATGCGGCTCGTGTGGTATCACTTATAAGTAGCGGACAGTTGAGCGAGGCGCTGGCGCTATTATATAGGTTGTCCAGACTACCAGGTCGAAAGGGTGTCTGGAAAAGGGTTTTGGCACGACTATTGCCGCCAGCTCTCCAACCCATAGCGCGCAATCTTGCTGGAGAGAGCCTGGTTCCTAGGTGGCTGGAAGGAAGATGGTTTGTTGATAGAGGGGTAGATCCTCGATCCCCTTCTAAGCTCTCAGGATTGCGGCGGGAACGTTTGAGGTTGGAGCTCCTCGAGGCTCTCACCGAAACCTCGCTCCCGATGCTCCTAAGATATGAGGATCGAAACTCTATGGCCTACTCCATTGAGAGTCGAGTGCCGTTCCTGACCCCAAATCTTGCTGAGTTTATACTGGGCTTGCCCGAGGGATACATACTTTCGCCTAACGGAACAAGCAAGGCAGTTTTTAAGGAGGCTATGCGCGGCTTGGTACCTGACAAGATCTTGGATCGGAAGGATAAGATCGGGTTTGCTACCCCCGAGCTCGAGTGGTTCCGTAGCCTGGCGCCCTGGGTAGAAGCGCAGTTAAAGGGAGATGTACTGGGGTCTATTCCAGCCCTTCGTCCGGATGGCATTCTTCAGGAATGGCGAGAGGTGCTCGAGGGGCGGCGACCCTTTGATTTTCGGGTCTGGCGCTGGATCAATCTAATTGCGTGGACACGAACTTTTGGAGTACAGTACGGATAA
- a CDS encoding glycosyltransferase, giving the protein MSDLHILFLPSWYSYSRFPMQGIFFKEQALALQRAGLKVGFIYPEIWGVRTLLTSTGIDDPPRFQTSISEYDGLVEVRLKGMALGPTWPWVTTWSARRLLEEYSRRFGRPDLIHAHVAVWAGVAASYLPLPYVLTEHWTGYREGLLGLWQKPLVRRAFRKAQARLAVSSALARDIEPYTNGLPVEIVPNVVDTEFFVPPPSRPNPPPFRLFTAAILNQRKGIDLLLRALAHLIRNGQDVVLDIGGEGPEREALVLLARDLGIADRVNFLGLLSREGVRKAMQEAHLFVLPSSYETFGVAYIEAMACGLPVIATRCGGPEGFVTPDVGYLVPQSDENALATTIHDVFVNYHRFDGNEIRCYVVRRFGSDAVAKKLITIYERVVSRRAMGC; this is encoded by the coding sequence ATGTCTGACCTGCATATTCTTTTCTTGCCTTCGTGGTATTCCTATAGTAGATTTCCCATGCAAGGCATATTTTTTAAAGAGCAGGCGCTGGCACTACAGCGAGCAGGTCTCAAAGTGGGTTTCATTTATCCAGAAATATGGGGTGTTCGCACCTTGTTGACCAGTACTGGTATTGACGATCCACCCAGGTTTCAAACGAGCATTTCTGAGTACGACGGTTTAGTTGAGGTTCGATTAAAAGGAATGGCCCTTGGCCCTACTTGGCCCTGGGTGACAACCTGGTCTGCACGCAGACTGCTTGAGGAGTATAGCAGACGCTTTGGGCGTCCCGATCTTATACACGCTCATGTTGCTGTGTGGGCTGGGGTGGCCGCTTCGTACTTACCACTGCCGTACGTTCTAACAGAGCACTGGACGGGATACAGAGAAGGTCTGCTTGGCTTATGGCAGAAGCCCCTGGTAAGGCGAGCTTTTCGTAAAGCGCAGGCCAGGCTCGCCGTAAGTTCTGCGCTGGCTCGAGATATTGAGCCTTATACTAACGGTTTACCGGTGGAGATAGTACCTAATGTGGTTGATACAGAATTTTTTGTTCCGCCTCCAAGTCGCCCAAACCCACCACCTTTTCGACTATTTACGGCTGCTATTTTGAATCAGAGAAAGGGTATAGATTTGCTTCTTCGCGCCCTTGCCCATCTGATCCGTAATGGGCAAGATGTGGTACTGGATATTGGCGGAGAGGGGCCAGAGAGAGAGGCCCTTGTGCTGTTGGCCCGCGACCTCGGTATTGCAGACAGGGTAAATTTTTTGGGATTGCTTTCGCGCGAAGGTGTTCGTAAAGCTATGCAAGAAGCGCATTTGTTTGTACTACCAAGCAGCTATGAAACGTTTGGGGTTGCTTACATTGAAGCTATGGCGTGTGGCTTGCCCGTTATCGCCACTCGCTGCGGTGGGCCAGAGGGCTTTGTAACTCCGGATGTTGGATATCTGGTGCCTCAAAGTGATGAGAACGCTTTGGCAACAACTATACATGATGTCTTTGTCAATTACCATCGATTTGATGGAAACGAAATTCGTTGCTACGTTGTGCGCCGATTTGGCTCTGATGCTGTAGCAAAAAAGTTGATTACAATCTACGAACGTGTTGTTAGTAGACGTGCTATGGGGTGCTAG
- a CDS encoding lipopolysaccharide biosynthesis protein, whose product MKAFFSRLAKLIPQGKFGAKILLLANANILAQGLGLVFIPLLARLYDPADFGVLAAYTALISILAVGVAGRYDIAIPLASKEQEAINLAGLSLAIVIGFSLLSGVLILIWGHLFASVLNLPQLAHYLWLLPLGLLLSGVQQIFTSWSAYRHNFQALARVRVAQVLGQGVLQVILNSFGAVGLLLGFVLSRLAGSVALFRDIISRFSQISPSSWGRLAYNHRVFPVFNMWAALIDSIGLQMVPLLFAKLFSADVTGFYGLAMRVVGLPGFLVGQAVGQVFYPEASRQRGKPEAVAKLVASSATALLKLGGPIFGLLFLCGPMLFSFVFGAQWREAGEYARYLSLWLLLNFISSPLSSFVLVADKQRAALFFTIYEIMLRLLAVWGGAAMEDPKLSVILYALAGVVISAVYIGWVFRLAKVNSWHWLKTNASYIGSLLLLMAALLGFSFLVSEVAFVAIAFLGMGLLMVISWPSLRRNLDV is encoded by the coding sequence ATGAAGGCCTTTTTTTCCAGGCTTGCAAAGTTGATTCCCCAAGGTAAGTTTGGGGCGAAAATATTGTTGTTAGCCAATGCCAATATTCTCGCGCAAGGATTGGGCCTTGTTTTTATCCCACTATTAGCCCGATTATACGACCCTGCAGACTTTGGAGTATTGGCTGCTTACACGGCGCTGATTTCAATACTGGCCGTTGGTGTTGCTGGACGTTATGACATTGCTATACCCCTGGCTTCAAAAGAACAAGAGGCCATAAATTTAGCAGGACTCTCTTTGGCAATAGTTATTGGGTTTAGCCTGCTCAGTGGGGTTTTAATATTGATTTGGGGTCATTTATTTGCTTCTGTACTAAACCTTCCCCAGTTGGCACATTACCTGTGGTTGCTACCACTGGGCTTATTGTTGAGTGGTGTTCAACAAATCTTCACCTCTTGGTCGGCATACCGGCATAATTTCCAGGCGCTTGCCCGAGTCCGAGTTGCTCAGGTTTTAGGGCAGGGAGTTCTTCAAGTCATACTGAACTCATTTGGAGCGGTTGGCTTGTTATTGGGCTTTGTCTTGAGCAGGTTGGCTGGGTCCGTTGCGCTTTTTAGAGATATCATCAGTCGTTTCAGCCAAATTAGCCCGAGCTCCTGGGGGAGATTGGCTTATAACCACCGAGTATTTCCCGTGTTTAACATGTGGGCGGCTCTGATAGACTCGATTGGCCTGCAAATGGTTCCCTTACTTTTTGCGAAGCTATTTTCGGCAGATGTAACTGGCTTCTATGGTTTAGCCATGCGGGTGGTAGGACTGCCTGGGTTCTTGGTTGGCCAAGCGGTAGGACAGGTGTTCTACCCTGAAGCCTCCCGTCAGAGAGGTAAGCCTGAAGCTGTGGCAAAGCTTGTTGCCTCGTCTGCTACTGCCCTACTCAAATTGGGTGGGCCGATATTTGGACTACTCTTTTTGTGCGGACCTATGCTGTTCAGTTTTGTTTTTGGGGCACAGTGGCGAGAAGCTGGTGAGTATGCAAGATACTTGTCTTTATGGTTGTTGTTAAACTTTATTTCTTCGCCGCTTAGCTCATTTGTGCTTGTTGCAGATAAGCAGCGTGCGGCGTTATTTTTTACCATTTATGAGATAATGCTACGACTGTTGGCTGTGTGGGGTGGAGCTGCAATGGAAGATCCGAAACTTAGCGTCATCTTATACGCGCTCGCTGGCGTTGTAATATCGGCAGTTTACATAGGATGGGTTTTTCGACTAGCAAAAGTAAATTCTTGGCACTGGCTAAAAACGAATGCCAGCTACATTGGATCGCTTTTGCTACTAATGGCAGCGCTGCTTGGATTTAGTTTTCTGGTGAGTGAAGTGGCCTTTGTAGCCATAGCTTTTCTTGGAATGGGATTGCTAATGGTTATAAGCTGGCCCAGTCTACGGAGAAACCTCGATGTCTGA